A part of Fusarium graminearum PH-1 chromosome 3, whole genome shotgun sequence genomic DNA contains:
- a CDS encoding kinesin heavy chain, with product MSSANSIKVVARFRPQNKVELASGGTPIVSFNGDDTCSLNSKEAQGSFTFDRVFDMGCKQQDIFDFSIRSTVDDILNGYNGTVFAYGQTGAGKSYTMMGTNIDDDEGRGVIPRIVEQIFASIMSSPGTIEYTVRVSYMEIYMERIRDLLQPQNDNLPVHEEKNRGVYVKDLLEIYVSSVQEVYEVMRRGGNARAVAATNMNQESSRSHSIFVITITQKNVETGSAKSGQLFLVDLAGSEKVGKTGASGQTLEEAKKINKSLSALGMVINALTDGKSSHIPYRDSKLTRILQESLGGNSRTTLIINCSPSSYNDAETLGTLRFGMRAKSIKNKAKVNAELSPAELKSLLKKAQGQVTNFESYISNLEGEIQLWRAGEAVPKEKWATPAASTDVVTRTKADAARTSTRPSTPSLISDSRSETPAISERAGTPSLPLDKDEREEFLRRENELQDQISEKESQTVAAEKQLRETKEELAYLKDHDSKVGKENEKLTTEVNEFKMQLERLTFESKEAQITMDALKEANSELTTELDDMKQQLLDVKMSAKENGAALDEKERRKAEKMAKMMAGFDLGGDVFSENERHIAETIEKVDSLHELSATGDNIAPDEFKALRSRLVETQGIVRQAELSMYSTTSGDADSRRRQELEARLEAVQAEYEEILTRNLGPEDVEEVKARLENAFANRQTAQSAFVDELKADIAQKAAENTRMKTLIDDLQQRVKAGATAPMANGKTIQQQIAEFDVMKKSLMRDLQNRCERVVELEISLDETREQYNNVLRSSNNRAQQKKMAFLERNLEQLTQVQRQLVEQNSALKKEVAIAERKLIARNERIQSLESLLQDSQEKMAAANHKYARPYIAPFFMNFTNKKPRFEVQLAAVKERLELAKAGSTRGLNSPGGFSFANAGSRIAKPLRGGGGGNDAAPSIPTIQNLQGQNEGNISSGSSSKRASWFFAKS from the exons ATGTCGTCCGCAAATAGTATCAAGGTTGTCGCCAGGTTCCGACCTCAGAACAAGGTCGAGCTTGCGTCGGGCGGAACGCCCATCGTCTCTTTCAATGGCGACGACACCTGCAGTCTTAAC TCCAAGGAGGCGCAAGGCAGCTTCACCTTTGACCGAGTCTTTGACATGGGATGTAAACAGCAAGACATCTTCGACTTCTCTATTCGATCCACCGTCGACGACATTCTCAATGGATACAACGGTACCGTTTTCGCTTACGGCCAAACCGGTGCCGGTAAGTCTTATACCATGATGGGTACCAacatcgacgacgacgagggcCGAGGTGTCATCCCCCGTATTGTTGAGCAGATCTTTGCCAGCATCATGTCGAGTCCCGGCACTATCGAGTACACGGTCCGAGTCAGCTATATGGAAATTTACATGGAGAGGATTCGAGATTTGCTCCAGCCACAAAACGACAACTTGCCCGTCCACGAAGAGAAGAACCGCGGTGTTTATGTCAAGGATCTTTTGGAAATCTACGTCTCTAGCGTCCAGGAAGTGTACGAAGTCATGAGGAGAGGTGGAAATGCCCGAGCAGTTGCTGCCACCAACATGAACCAGGAATCTTCGCGATCGCACTCTATTTTCGTCATCACCATTACACAAAAGAACGTCGAGACCGGATCAGCGAAGAGCGGACAGCTGTTCCTTGTTGATTTGGCTGGTAGTGAAAAGGTTGGCAAGACCGGTGCCAGTGGACAGACTCTGGAGGAAGCcaaaaagatcaacaagagcttgagtGCTCTAGGAATGGTCATCAACGCCTTGACTGACGGCAAATCCTCACATATTCCTTACCGAGATTCCAAGTTGACCCGTATCCTTCAAGAATCCCTTGGTGGTAACAGTCGGACAACTCTTATCATCAACTGTTCTCCCAGTAGTTACAACGATGCCGAAACTTTGGGCACACTGCGATTTGGTATGCGAGCCAAatccatcaagaacaaggctaAGGTCAACGCCGAGCTCAGTCCTGCCGAACTCAAGTCCCTGCTTAAGAAAGCGCAAGGACAGGTCACGAATTTCGAGAGCTACATCTCTAACCTCGAGGGCGAGATTCAGCTGTGGCGTGCTGGTGAAGCAGTACCTAAGGAGAAATGGGCCACGCCCGCTGCTTCTACCGATGTTGTTACTAGAACAAAGGCCGACGCCGCCAGGACGTCTACCCGACCTTCTACGCCTTCATTAATATCAGATAGCCGATCCGAGACGCCTGCGATATCCGAACGTGCTGGCACCCCTAGTCTACCACTGGACAAGGACGAGAGGGAGGAGTTTCTACGACGGGAGAACGAACTGCAGGATCAGATTTCGGAGAAGGAGTCTCAAACTGTTGCCgctgagaagcagcttcGAGAGACGAAGGAGGAGCTGGCCTACCTCAAGGATCACGACAGCAAAGTTGGcaaggagaacgagaagctcaCTACCGAGGTTAACGAATTCAAGATGCAACTCGAGAGACTCACTTTCGAGAGCAAGGAGGCTCAGATTACCATGGATGCACTGAAGGAGGCTAACTCGGAGCTTACCACCGAACTCGACGATATGAAGcagcagcttctcgatgtcaagatgAGCGCTAAGGAAAATGGTGCTGCTCtcgacgagaaggaaaggaggAAGGCTGAGAaaatggccaagatgatggctggcTTTGATTTGGGCGGCGATGTGTTTAGTGAAAACGAGCGCCATATTGCGGAGACTATTGAGAAGGTCGACTCGCTTCACGAGCTCAGCGCGACTGGCGACAACATCGCACCTGACGAGTTTAAGGCACTCCGTTCTCGATTGGTTGAGACGCAGGGCATCGTTCGACAAGCCGAGCTGTCCATGTACAGCACTACCTCTGGCGATGCCGACTCAAGGCGACGACAAGAACTTGAGGCTCGTCTCGAGGCCGTCCAGGCTGAGTACGAGGAGATCCTTACCCGCAACCTCGGCCccgaggatgttgaggaggtcaaggcccGATTAGAGAACGCCTTTGCCAACCGACAGACTGCCCAGTCTGCATTTGTCGACGAACTCAAGGCCGACATTGCCCAAAAGGCAGCCGAGAACACAAGAATGAAGACGCTGATCGACGATCTTCAGCAGCGGGTCAAGGCTGGCGCCACCGCACCCATGGCCAACGGCAAGACGATCCAGCAGCAGATTGCCGAGTTTGacgtcatgaagaagagtcTCATGCGTGACCTTCAGAACCGATGCGAGCGTGTCGTAGAGCTCGAGATCTCTCTGGATGAGACACGAGAGCAGTATAACAACGTTCTCCGATCGTCAAACAACAGGGCGCaacaaaagaagatggcgttcCTCGAGAGGAACCTGGAGCAACTGACCCAAGTCCAACGCCAGCTTGTCGAGCAGAACTCGGCGCTCAAGAAGGAAGTCGCTATCGCCGAGCGTAAGCTCATTGCCCGAAACGAGCGTATCCAGAGCCTGGAGAGCCTGCTACAAGATAgccaggagaagatggctgctgcgAACCACAAGTACGCCCGCCCGTATATTGCCCCCTTTTTTATGAATTTTACTAACAAAAAACCCAGGTTCGAGGTTCAGCTCGCCGCTGTCAAGGAGcgtcttgagcttgccaaggccGGCAGCACTCGTGGTCTTAACTCGCCAGGTGGCTTTAGCTTCGCCAACGCTGGCAGCAGGATCGCCAAGCCTCTTCGtggaggcggcggtggcAACGACGCTGCCCCCAGCATTCCTACGATCCAGAACCTACAGGGCCAAAACGAGGGAAACATCAGCAGcggtagcagcagcaagcgcGCCAGTTGGTTCTTCGCCAAGTCATAG
- a CDS encoding leucine carboxyl methyltransferase 1, which yields MSGPEIPNLLSSLRSARGGRGRGRGRGGHASSSATHDSTIQGTDTDASVSRLSAVDLGYLDDPYAQYFVRSSAGPAARRLPIINRGTYARTISLDTLIESFLSADQSTGPDSTPKQIVSLGAGTDTRPFRLFASKARPGLVYHELDFEVVTSKKLRTVQAVPLLRNILTNVTQLTEHSWSSKPSGGEYYCHGQDLRNFSLSKASKEYHNTQDAPQEKPEITLPGLRTDIPTLLLSECCLCYLNGTEASDVLNFFTSRIPNLATIIYEPIRPDDAFGKMMVSNLAARRIEMPTLKMYPTPEDQRTRLRTAGFETVHHMTIEDIWQNWVSPEEKQRVDYLEGLDEVEEWKLLAAHYIVVWASRGSGFGNWGGVGVGA from the exons aTGTCCGGCCCCGAGATCCCAAACCTTCTCAGTTCTCTTCGAAGCGCCCGCGGAGGTCGCGGTCGTGGAAGAGGGAGAGGCGGCCATGCCTCCTCATCTGCCACCCACGACTCCACCATTCAGGGCACTGATACCGACGCCTCCGTCTCGAGATTAAGtgctgttgatcttggctaTCTGGATGACCCTTATGCTCAGTACTTTGTCCGGAGCTCTGCTGGTCCAGCAGCCCGACGTctccccatcatcaacagag GAACATATGCGAGAACAATTTCTCTGGATACTCTTATCGAGTCATTCCTCAGTGCAGACCAAAGTACCGGACCAGATTCTACCCCGAAACAAATTGTTTCGTTAGGTGCTGGCACTGATACACGACCTTTTCGACTATTCGCTTCCAAAGCTCGCCCTGGGCTGGTTTATCATGAACTTGATTTTGAAGTCGTCACATCAAAGAAGCTACGGACTGTTCAAGCTGTACCCTTGCTGAGAAACATCTTGACAAATGTTACACAATTAACAGAGCACTCCTGGTCGAGTAAACCTTCAGGGGGTGAATACTAttgtcatggccaagacctGCGCAACTTTTCTCTATCAAAAGCTTCAAAAGAGTATCATAATACCCAAGACGCACCACAGGAGAAACCAGAGATCACTCTCCCCGGCCTTCGCACCGATATTCCCACGCTGCTCCTATCGGAATGCTGTCTGTGCTATCTCAACGGTACTGAAGCCTCAGACGtgctcaacttcttcacaTCACGCATACCAAACCTCGCAACGATCATCTACGAGCCCATCCGTCCAGATGACGCATTTGGCAAGATGATGGTATCAAATCTCGCAGCGCGACGCATAGAGATGCCCACTCTCAAGATGTACCCTACACCTGAGGACCAGCGAACACGGTTGCGCACAGCTGGTTTCGAGACGGTACATCATATGACGATTGAAGATATCTGGCAGAACTGGGTATCGCCTGAGGAGAAGCAGCGTGTGGATTACCTGGAGGGGTTAGATGAGGTGGAGGAGTGGAAGTTATTGGCGGCGCATTATATCGTCGTCTGGGCTTCAAGGGGGAGCGGGTTTGGGAATTGGGGAGGCGTTGGAGTGGGGGCTTAG
- a CDS encoding spt3 protein translates to MAESRDNKAYKYRQEISQMMYVSGETAEPPVETTSIIEDIVRQQVIELLRNCTELASRRGSKSISINDLIFQIRHDQAKVSRLRTFLSWKDVRKNVKDSDDKGADADLAAGDDPVATGDNTTDEASKKNKKAKVGLPWEPSSYYNVEVPEREDEEDEEEEEMNYITLQRLRKADERTKAMTKEEYVTWSEYRQASFTYRKGKRFREWAGFGIVTDSKPSDDIVDILGFLTFEMVQTLTEMALKVKEQEDLVRAQNGGDNVGTAKKRKHEGALFDFPSEGKTPIEPRHVQEGSRRLQQRPKKSRAMLNGTRISQHTPLNIF, encoded by the exons ATGGCGGAATCACGAGATAACAAGGCCTACAAGTATCGCCAGGAAATCAGCCAGATGATGTATGTTTCTGGCGAAACTGCAGAGCCTCCCGTCGAAACTACGAGTATCATCGAGGACATCGTGCGCCAACAAGTTATAGAACTG CTCCGAAACTGCACCGAGCTCGCCTCGCGTCGCGGCTCAAAATCAATCAGCATCAATGATCTTATCTTTCAGATTCGCCACGACCAGGCAAAAGTTTCTCGTCTGCGAACTTTTTTGTCATGGAAGGACGTTCGCAAGAACGTCAAGGACTCAGACGACAAGGGCGCAGACGCCGATCTCGCAGCTGGCGATGACCCAGTCGCGACGGGCGACAACACCACAGATGAagcatccaagaagaacaaaaaggcaaaggtcGGTCTGCCGTGGGAACCCTCGTCGTACTACAACGTGGAGGTGCCCGAGCgtgaagacgaagaggacgaggaagaggaggagatgaatTACATCACGCTGCAGCGATTGCGCAAGGCTGATGAGCGCACCAAGGCCATGACCAAGGAAGAGTACGTGACGTGGTCCGAATATCGACAAGCCTCGTTCACGTACCGAAAGGGCAAGCGATTTCGAGAGTGGGCGGGTTTCGGTATTGTCACCGACAGCAAACCATCAGATGATATTGTAGACATCCTCGGTTTTCTGACCTTTGAAATGGTCCAGACCTTGACCGAGATGGcgctcaaggtcaaggaacaagaagatctggtCCGCGCCCAGAACGGAGGAGACAACGTCGGTACTGCCAAGAAGCGAAAACACGAGGGTGCCTTGTTCGACTTTCCCAGTGAGGGCAAAACGCCTATTGAGCCCCGACACGTTCAGGAAGGGTCTCGGAGGTTGCAGCAGCGGCCCAAGAAGTCAAGGGCTATGCTCAACGGGACTCGAATTTCACAACATACGCCACTCAACATCTTCTAA
- a CDS encoding AP-2 complex subunit sigma — protein sequence MLSFILIQNRQGKTRLAKWYAPFSDEQKIKLKGEVHRLVAPRDQKYQSNFVEFRNNKIVYRRYAGLFFCACVDTNDNELAFLEAIHFFVEVLDAFFGNVCELDLVFNFYKVYAILDEVFLAGEIEETSKQVVLTRLEHLDKLE from the exons ATGCTGTCTTTTATCCTCATTCAAAACCGACA GGGCAAGACTCGTCTCGCCAAATGGTACGCCCCTTTCAGCGATgagcaaaagatcaagctcaagggcgaAGTCCACCGCCTCGTTGCGCCCCGCGATCAAAAATACCAGTCCAACTTTGTCGAGTTCCGTAACAACAAGATCGTCTATCGTCGCTATGCCggtctcttcttctgcgcCTGCGTCGACACAAACGATAACGAACTCGCATTCCTCGAGGCCATTCACTTCTTCGTCGAGGTCCTCGATGCCTTTTTCGGAAACGTCTGcgagcttgaccttgtcttCAACTTCTACAAGGTCTATGCTATCCTCGACGAGGTGTTCCTGGCAGGCGAGATCGAAGAGACGAGTAAGCAGGTTGTGCTCACGCGGTTGGAGCATCTCGACAAATTAGAATAA